The following coding sequences are from one Haloferax litoreum window:
- a CDS encoding pirin family protein, which produces MNFDETPDTRRTGAISGEDVRHGTGVNSNRAFPTNNYPSNLDPFVLFERFYIDPETGFPMHPHRGFEIVSYMLGGGMDHEDSLGVSHTASEGDVMRITAGRGIRHSEFPAGGEACNGLQLWVNLPREAKTVEPDYADASGDELPTEQVDGATVTTVIGDGSPIELETPMEYLDVHVDDAWTWDISEGWTGFLYGVSGTGTVDEEHFESGDVFTVRDAQRVDIRTNDALRFVAVSGRPHGEPIRQRGPFVL; this is translated from the coding sequence GTGAATTTCGACGAGACACCGGACACACGGCGTACAGGGGCGATTTCTGGGGAGGACGTTCGCCACGGAACAGGAGTCAACTCGAATCGGGCCTTTCCGACGAACAACTACCCCTCAAACCTCGACCCATTTGTCCTGTTCGAGCGGTTCTACATCGACCCGGAGACTGGGTTCCCGATGCACCCGCACCGTGGGTTCGAGATCGTCTCGTACATGCTGGGCGGTGGAATGGACCACGAAGACTCACTCGGTGTCTCTCACACCGCATCCGAAGGCGACGTGATGCGAATTACGGCGGGGCGGGGTATCCGCCATTCCGAGTTTCCAGCCGGTGGCGAGGCGTGTAACGGCCTCCAACTGTGGGTGAACCTTCCCCGTGAAGCCAAGACTGTCGAACCGGACTACGCGGACGCGAGCGGTGACGAACTCCCGACTGAGCAAGTCGACGGCGCGACTGTTACGACCGTCATCGGGGACGGGTCTCCCATCGAACTCGAAACGCCGATGGAGTACCTGGACGTTCACGTCGACGACGCGTGGACGTGGGACATCTCCGAAGGGTGGACGGGGTTCCTCTACGGTGTCTCGGGGACAGGAACAGTCGATGAAGAGCACTTTGAAAGTGGAGACGTGTTCACCGTGCGCGACGCACAGAGAGTCGACATTCGCACCAACGACGCACTCCGCTTCGTCGCCGTTTCTGGCCGACCACACGGTGAACCGATACGTCAGCGCGGACCGTTTGTGCTGTGA
- a CDS encoding sodium:calcium antiporter: protein MPLGGVLPDSPLFDVVTILVASGLIWFGSGWLEESAEKLSAYYGLPAVVQGSVVVAVGSSFPEFTSVVFTALNGAFNMGVGAIVGSAIFNILVIPALSGLATEDDLEASRTIVYKEAQFYMIAVSALVVTFALAVIYVPVPDGPELAGLITRPLALIPLLLYGLYLFIQWQDVGDYEGEFVTDGITVTRQWGRLAVGLLVILLAVEQLVGSVESLGQTFGIPEFLAGVTIIAAATSLPDMIVSVRSAQDNRGATSLGNVLGSNTFDLLVAIPVGVLIVGSVPVDFAVAVPMMGVLTLATVFLFAILRTDLRLTRLESYALLLAYILFIFWVVAETIGLTNVIKGI from the coding sequence ATGCCTCTCGGTGGTGTGCTCCCCGACTCTCCACTGTTCGATGTCGTTACGATTCTCGTTGCGAGCGGGTTGATTTGGTTTGGGAGTGGTTGGCTCGAAGAATCTGCCGAGAAACTCTCGGCTTATTACGGGCTTCCAGCGGTCGTTCAGGGGTCGGTCGTCGTCGCGGTCGGTTCGAGCTTTCCAGAGTTCACGAGCGTCGTCTTCACGGCCCTCAACGGTGCGTTCAACATGGGTGTCGGCGCAATCGTTGGCTCTGCTATCTTCAATATACTCGTGATTCCAGCACTCTCGGGGTTGGCTACCGAAGATGACCTCGAAGCTAGTCGTACAATCGTTTACAAGGAGGCGCAGTTCTACATGATTGCAGTCTCGGCACTCGTGGTCACGTTCGCCCTTGCGGTAATCTACGTGCCTGTCCCGGACGGCCCAGAACTTGCTGGGTTGATTACTCGCCCACTCGCATTGATTCCCTTGCTCCTGTATGGACTGTATCTGTTCATACAGTGGCAGGATGTCGGCGACTACGAGGGTGAGTTCGTCACCGATGGAATCACTGTAACTCGCCAATGGGGACGACTCGCCGTCGGACTACTCGTCATCCTCTTGGCGGTCGAACAACTGGTCGGGAGCGTCGAGTCACTCGGCCAGACCTTCGGAATCCCGGAGTTCCTCGCAGGAGTGACGATAATCGCTGCCGCGACGAGTCTCCCGGATATGATCGTCAGTGTCCGGTCTGCGCAGGACAACAGGGGTGCGACGAGTCTCGGAAACGTTCTCGGGTCGAACACGTTCGACCTGCTGGTCGCGATTCCTGTGGGTGTGCTCATCGTTGGGAGTGTCCCAGTCGACTTCGCGGTTGCAGTCCCGATGATGGGTGTCTTGACCCTCGCAACCGTGTTCCTGTTCGCTATCCTACGAACCGACCTTAGGCTGACGAGGCTCGAATCCTACGCACTCCTTCTCGCGTATATTCTGTTTATCTTCTGGGTGGTCGCCGAGACGATTGGCCTGACGAACGTGATAAAAGGAATCTGA
- a CDS encoding molybdopterin-dependent oxidoreductase has protein sequence MTTPVLVRGREKAELDQEEISELPHVTRDVAVTCASGPQHESTWVGVPLESIVEVAGSPSETTHLAVTSADDCHVYVAIGDAMSGLLAVERDGEALENPRLVVPGIGGMRTVKDVVEIEAVSLSPDTDPQQLERHPKIDESKR, from the coding sequence ATGACCACGCCGGTACTCGTTCGAGGGCGCGAGAAGGCAGAACTCGACCAAGAGGAGATATCTGAACTCCCACACGTGACTCGAGACGTCGCAGTCACGTGCGCGTCCGGTCCACAGCACGAGTCCACGTGGGTCGGTGTCCCTCTGGAGTCCATCGTCGAGGTTGCCGGTTCTCCTTCGGAAACGACCCACCTCGCTGTCACCTCTGCTGACGACTGTCACGTCTACGTCGCTATCGGGGATGCGATGTCGGGTCTCTTGGCGGTCGAACGAGATGGTGAGGCGTTAGAAAACCCGCGACTGGTCGTGCCAGGGATCGGTGGAATGAGAACAGTGAAAGACGTCGTCGAAATTGAGGCAGTGTCGCTCTCCCCCGACACGGACCCACAGCAACTCGAGCGGCATCCGAAAATCGACGAATCGAAGCGATGA
- a CDS encoding helix-turn-helix transcriptional regulator, which translates to MSLRNASWSGYALLVAFLLVSAGVTPVATAAVDGAEIRDIEYAGPGVVASENEQTYVTAWQPASITVVVAAEQGTYDLCIGTEGSESTILECTQMQATGSEQRVTIDVEQWPMNATGEQVLTAEVRPATGGEALATASRPLVVLPAEGDADGDGLGNQRELEYGTSIRVADTDNDGLEDGAEVNRFETDPTNTDTDGDELSDGVEVNEHGSNPTEVDTDGDGLEDGVEVTTYGSDPTKGDTDGDGLIDNEEVEQFQTDPTVADTDEDGLEDGPEVNIYETSPTAVDTDGDGLTDSEELTRYETNPTEIDTDGDGLEDGREVAVTNTNPNQGDTDGDGIGDGTEVENGTDPNDAPGSGINPLGVGVQPTVAILLIGLLAVIGGGVALASGKVSLPSREWVSGRQGEHGGETPPTGSTPTQGQVSTAHEQADQPLSDEAHVFKLLDEHDGQLRQSAVVEGTGWSKSKVSRVLSRMADDGEIKKINIGRENLVTRPDAVPEHAKSPFEDI; encoded by the coding sequence ATGTCTCTCCGAAACGCCTCGTGGTCTGGGTACGCCCTCTTGGTGGCGTTCCTTCTCGTCTCCGCAGGCGTCACTCCGGTTGCCACTGCGGCGGTAGACGGCGCAGAGATACGTGACATCGAATACGCAGGACCAGGCGTAGTCGCGTCTGAGAACGAACAGACGTACGTCACAGCGTGGCAACCAGCGAGCATCACCGTCGTCGTTGCCGCCGAGCAGGGGACCTACGACCTCTGTATTGGAACCGAAGGCTCTGAGTCGACGATTCTCGAGTGCACGCAGATGCAAGCGACAGGGAGCGAACAGCGTGTCACGATAGACGTCGAACAGTGGCCGATGAATGCGACGGGCGAGCAGGTTCTCACTGCCGAGGTTCGGCCGGCAACCGGTGGCGAAGCACTCGCGACGGCGAGTCGACCACTGGTCGTCCTCCCTGCCGAAGGTGACGCAGACGGGGACGGCCTCGGCAACCAACGAGAACTCGAATACGGGACCAGCATCCGAGTCGCCGACACCGACAACGATGGATTAGAAGATGGGGCCGAAGTGAACCGGTTCGAGACGGACCCGACGAACACAGACACCGACGGTGACGAACTCAGCGACGGCGTCGAAGTGAACGAACATGGAAGTAACCCGACTGAGGTCGACACCGACGGCGACGGACTCGAAGACGGCGTCGAAGTGACGACGTACGGCAGTGACCCGACGAAAGGAGACACCGACGGTGACGGCCTCATCGACAACGAAGAAGTCGAGCAGTTCCAGACAGACCCGACTGTAGCCGACACTGACGAAGATGGTCTCGAAGACGGGCCAGAAGTGAACATCTACGAGACGAGTCCGACAGCGGTAGACACAGACGGTGATGGTCTCACGGACAGCGAAGAATTGACTCGGTACGAGACCAACCCCACCGAAATCGACACCGACGGTGACGGACTCGAAGATGGTCGTGAAGTGGCAGTCACCAATACGAACCCGAATCAGGGCGATACAGACGGTGACGGCATCGGCGATGGTACCGAAGTCGAAAACGGGACCGACCCGAACGATGCACCAGGTTCTGGTATCAATCCCCTCGGTGTCGGCGTCCAACCGACGGTGGCAATCCTCCTCATCGGTCTTCTCGCCGTCATCGGCGGTGGTGTCGCCCTCGCAAGTGGCAAGGTAAGTCTGCCGAGCAGAGAGTGGGTGTCGGGCCGTCAGGGTGAACACGGTGGAGAGACACCACCCACTGGGTCGACTCCGACTCAAGGACAGGTATCGACAGCACACGAGCAAGCCGACCAACCACTCAGCGACGAGGCCCACGTTTTCAAACTCCTCGACGAACACGATGGGCAACTTCGTCAGTCCGCAGTCGTCGAAGGGACCGGGTGGTCGAAATCGAAGGTCAGCCGGGTGCTCTCACGGATGGCAGACGACGGAGAGATCAAGAAAATCAACATCGGCCGCGAGAACCTCGTCACTCGACCAGACGCCGTCCCGGAACACGCGAAGTCACCGTTCGAAGATATCTAA
- a CDS encoding tautomerase family protein gives MPLLQFETTVEMTVQQKRSFADAVRTSYSRRMQTGTGHVAVVIRPRGAGELSIGRQTDDDRLLFLDAEIRSGRTFEQKRSFALEVMDLTADEFDVPEPNMKVVFTEHEGRQMMGYDRVGSDWNPDEETDT, from the coding sequence GTGCCCCTATTACAGTTCGAAACGACCGTCGAGATGACTGTCCAGCAAAAGCGCTCGTTTGCAGATGCCGTCCGAACGTCGTACAGTAGACGCATGCAGACTGGTACGGGCCACGTCGCCGTCGTCATTCGACCCAGGGGAGCAGGAGAACTATCGATAGGGAGACAAACCGACGACGACCGACTGCTGTTCTTGGACGCAGAGATTCGGAGTGGTCGAACGTTCGAACAGAAGCGGTCGTTCGCGCTCGAAGTCATGGACCTCACCGCAGACGAGTTCGACGTTCCCGAGCCAAATATGAAAGTCGTCTTCACGGAACACGAGGGTCGGCAAATGATGGGCTACGACCGTGTTGGTTCCGATTGGAACCCAGACGAAGAGACAGATACCTGA
- a CDS encoding TRAM domain-containing protein, with the protein MTGISDSLRLLFEASIERDGNRYVVPIPKELVESGSLSTEEAYRVALLTAAETSTPPEQTSESATDTDETESAQTEDEWENSNSQQQPTNSQGYGARRPPVEEGDVRSVTIDTLGDQGDGIAKVERGFVIIVPDTRPGDNVEVEITDVKQTVAFAEMTEEPTVR; encoded by the coding sequence GTGACTGGTATTTCAGACTCTCTACGGCTACTGTTCGAGGCGTCTATCGAACGTGACGGGAACCGCTACGTCGTCCCGATTCCGAAGGAACTCGTCGAAAGTGGTTCTCTCTCTACTGAAGAGGCGTACCGAGTTGCGTTGCTAACCGCTGCCGAGACGTCGACGCCGCCGGAGCAGACTTCGGAGTCGGCAACTGACACGGACGAGACAGAATCGGCGCAAACTGAAGACGAGTGGGAGAACTCCAATTCGCAACAGCAGCCAACGAACTCTCAGGGTTATGGTGCCCGGCGTCCACCTGTCGAGGAAGGCGACGTCCGCTCGGTTACAATCGACACGCTCGGTGACCAGGGCGATGGCATCGCGAAGGTAGAACGAGGGTTCGTTATCATCGTTCCCGACACCCGACCCGGTGACAACGTCGAAGTCGAGATAACCGACGTCAAACAGACCGTCGCGTTCGCCGAGATGACTGAAGAACCGACGGTTCGCTAA
- a CDS encoding ParA family protein, producing MSRAVSVCLLKGGIGKSTTSINLARELAHRGNDVLLIDLDPNGHTTTGLGFGEEFYSDAHLGDVLLDDAELEPTELILETDFEIDLLPANDRIEQVESDLGGVMMGSARLKQRVVDPLLGDEYDYVVVDCPAARGKLNDNALYATQNLVLPMRPESGALSGLEKTVKRLIQPAREHFDLEILAVVPTDLRDRIDHERPTRRLIEALVSKPNIASKIPNFGYVDPSFFEAIDDGSWDDDLPKPGIRHRSAIDASIREHMPLRDYDTSCDQLECYDELAQIVETGEVDR from the coding sequence ATGTCACGAGCAGTCAGCGTCTGTCTCCTCAAAGGCGGTATCGGAAAGTCGACGACTTCGATCAACCTCGCGCGCGAACTCGCCCACAGGGGCAACGACGTCCTTCTGATAGACTTGGACCCGAACGGGCACACGACCACTGGCCTCGGGTTTGGCGAAGAGTTCTATTCAGATGCGCACCTCGGCGACGTCCTCCTCGACGATGCCGAACTCGAACCGACAGAACTCATCCTCGAGACCGACTTCGAAATTGACCTACTGCCGGCGAACGACCGAATCGAGCAGGTAGAGTCAGACTTGGGCGGTGTCATGATGGGGTCTGCACGCCTCAAACAACGGGTGGTCGACCCGCTACTTGGTGACGAGTACGATTACGTCGTCGTCGACTGCCCGGCAGCACGTGGGAAACTCAACGACAACGCGCTCTACGCGACACAGAACCTCGTGTTGCCGATGCGCCCAGAATCCGGTGCGCTCTCTGGTCTCGAGAAGACAGTCAAACGACTCATCCAACCTGCTCGCGAACACTTCGACCTCGAAATTCTCGCCGTCGTGCCGACAGACCTCAGAGACCGAATCGACCACGAGCGACCGACTCGACGACTCATCGAAGCTCTCGTTTCGAAGCCAAACATCGCGTCGAAGATCCCGAACTTTGGATACGTCGACCCCAGTTTCTTCGAGGCTATCGACGACGGGTCGTGGGACGACGACCTGCCAAAGCCGGGGATTCGACACCGTTCCGCTATCGACGCGTCGATTCGGGAGCACATGCCGCTTCGGGATTACGATACTTCGTGTGACCAACTCGAGTGCTACGACGAGTTGGCGCAAATCGTCGAGACCGGTGAGGTAGACCGATGA
- a CDS encoding Cdc6/Cdc18 family protein, whose amino-acid sequence MTSDETDGGGRDPLFRYDQPIFANEDILKISHLPGPDKIVGRDEHMSKVAQALNPAIFGREPTHLFIFGKTGSGKTLSARLVSERLQSEARREDVNVEIAVIDCGEQHTEASVIKTLASQVNDPSKSGMSIPERGLSTGDYYNRLWQVLDTCSDVTIVILDEIDMLRDDEVLRKLSRAGENQKIVDSRLGIIGISNKIDYPEELTERVKSSFAHDELVFPSYDANQLREILENRKDAFKPGVLTDDVIPLASALAAQEHGDARKAIDILRNAGRIAQKEGADTVSDDHVRAAKEKSEADRFSELLEGTATQSKAVLYSLVLQTGGRKTAEVTTNKIYRQYLTVADDLDMDQLSERRVQELLQELDFLNVIQSEVRGRGRGQGVHGTHRLLEDPDIVKRVLLRDSRISTLE is encoded by the coding sequence ATGACATCGGACGAGACTGATGGGGGTGGTCGAGACCCACTTTTTCGCTACGACCAACCCATCTTCGCCAACGAGGATATCCTCAAAATCTCGCACTTACCTGGCCCCGACAAGATTGTCGGCCGTGACGAGCACATGTCCAAGGTCGCACAGGCACTCAACCCCGCTATCTTCGGGCGTGAACCGACCCACCTGTTTATTTTCGGAAAGACCGGGTCAGGAAAGACACTTAGTGCACGTCTCGTGAGCGAACGGTTACAGAGCGAAGCACGTCGTGAAGACGTAAACGTGGAAATCGCGGTCATCGACTGTGGTGAACAACACACCGAGGCGTCGGTCATCAAGACGCTCGCCTCACAGGTGAACGACCCTTCGAAGAGTGGGATGTCGATTCCAGAGCGTGGACTCTCTACTGGTGATTACTACAACCGACTGTGGCAAGTCCTCGACACCTGTTCTGACGTGACCATCGTCATTCTCGACGAGATCGACATGCTTCGCGACGACGAGGTTCTTCGAAAACTCTCGCGTGCAGGCGAGAATCAGAAAATCGTCGACTCTCGTCTCGGCATTATCGGCATCTCGAACAAGATCGACTACCCCGAGGAATTGACCGAACGCGTCAAATCGAGTTTCGCCCACGACGAACTCGTCTTCCCGTCGTACGACGCGAACCAACTCCGCGAAATTCTCGAAAACCGGAAGGACGCGTTCAAGCCCGGTGTGCTCACGGACGACGTCATTCCACTCGCGAGTGCACTCGCAGCACAGGAACACGGAGACGCCCGGAAGGCTATCGACATCCTCCGCAACGCTGGCCGAATTGCCCAGAAAGAGGGTGCTGATACCGTCTCTGACGACCACGTGAGAGCGGCAAAAGAGAAAAGTGAGGCCGACCGATTCAGTGAACTCCTCGAGGGGACCGCGACACAGTCGAAAGCCGTTCTGTACTCTCTCGTTCTCCAGACAGGTGGTCGGAAGACTGCCGAGGTAACGACGAACAAAATCTACCGTCAGTATCTCACCGTCGCGGACGACCTCGACATGGACCAACTTTCTGAACGTCGAGTCCAAGAACTACTTCAAGAACTCGACTTCCTCAACGTCATCCAATCTGAAGTACGGGGTCGTGGTCGTGGCCAGGGGGTTCATGGAACCCATCGACTCCTCGAAGACCCAGACATCGTCAAACGGGTGTTACTCAGGGATAGTCGTATCTCTACACTCGAATGA
- a CDS encoding TATA-box-binding protein: protein MSQADAAESIQIQNVVASTQIGIELDLEQLSLDWEGTDYDPDNFPGLVYRTTDPKSACLVFRSGKIVCTGADSVAGVNTALDILFDEFEELGLPVPDDPEITVQNIVSSADLRHTLNLNALAVGLGLEDVEYEPEQFPGLVYRLDEPNVVVLMFGSGKVVITGAKEVSDAERAIEVVGERVSDLGLLG from the coding sequence ATGTCGCAAGCGGATGCCGCCGAGTCAATCCAGATACAGAACGTCGTCGCCTCCACACAGATTGGAATCGAACTGGACTTAGAACAGTTGTCCCTCGACTGGGAGGGGACAGACTACGACCCAGATAACTTTCCTGGGCTGGTGTACCGAACGACGGACCCGAAGTCGGCGTGTCTCGTATTCCGGTCCGGGAAAATCGTCTGTACTGGGGCAGACAGTGTCGCTGGCGTGAACACTGCTCTCGATATCTTGTTCGACGAGTTCGAGGAACTCGGACTCCCCGTTCCCGACGACCCCGAGATTACAGTCCAGAATATCGTCTCGAGTGCGGACCTCCGGCACACGCTCAACCTCAACGCCCTCGCCGTCGGTCTCGGTCTCGAAGACGTCGAGTACGAGCCTGAACAATTCCCCGGTCTCGTGTATCGTCTCGACGAACCGAATGTCGTCGTGTTGATGTTCGGGAGTGGAAAGGTCGTGATCACCGGTGCGAAGGAGGTTTCCGATGCCGAACGTGCGATTGAAGTCGTGGGTGAGAGAGTTAGCGACTTAGGATTACTCGGTTAA
- a CDS encoding pyridoxamine 5'-phosphate oxidase family protein: MTDVSEEVADLLTSEPLMAHVGTCVDGRPHVAPVWYYFDAEHSVVEILTTGRKLSNIRSNPRVALSIQKDIDGQAQWRVTLLGTATVVDDDEQLRDATRRINTKYGADESAWPENELVRIRVGTVTSNTY; this comes from the coding sequence ATGACGGACGTGTCAGAGGAAGTCGCCGACCTGCTCACGAGCGAACCACTGATGGCACACGTAGGGACGTGCGTCGACGGACGACCCCACGTCGCACCGGTGTGGTACTACTTCGACGCGGAGCATTCAGTCGTCGAAATCCTCACTACTGGACGGAAACTCTCGAACATTCGGTCGAATCCACGCGTCGCCCTCTCGATTCAGAAAGATATCGACGGCCAGGCACAGTGGCGAGTGACGTTACTCGGGACGGCGACAGTCGTCGACGACGACGAACAATTACGTGATGCAACTCGGCGAATCAACACCAAGTACGGTGCCGACGAGTCCGCGTGGCCAGAAAACGAACTCGTACGGATACGTGTCGGGACTGTTACCTCGAATACGTACTGA
- a CDS encoding carbon-nitrogen hydrolase family protein gives MSEFVAAACQMDSNDDKRANVERALEFVDQAADVGADFVAFPEMMSYIGPKDQYPDVAESIDGEIVHQFAAKAKAYGLYIHTGSFFERIPDSDRVYNTSVMIGPEGDVLDTYRKVHLFDIELDGDVEYEESERVAPGTEAVTVETDIATFGLSICYDLRFPHLYQTMAHRGANVLLVPAAFTMFTGKDHWEPLLRARAIENQSYVIAPAQIGEKPSSPTTYGRTLVVDPWGNVISKAKDTEEVVTATIDMDYLEDTRRELQSLRHTRPDVYDL, from the coding sequence ATGAGTGAGTTCGTTGCCGCAGCATGTCAGATGGACTCGAACGACGACAAACGGGCCAACGTCGAACGAGCACTCGAGTTCGTCGACCAAGCAGCAGACGTGGGGGCCGACTTCGTGGCGTTCCCCGAGATGATGAGTTACATCGGACCAAAGGACCAGTACCCCGACGTAGCTGAGTCGATAGACGGTGAGATAGTCCACCAATTTGCCGCGAAAGCGAAGGCCTACGGCCTGTACATCCACACGGGGAGTTTCTTCGAGCGCATCCCAGACTCCGACCGTGTGTACAATACGTCGGTGATGATTGGCCCCGAGGGTGACGTTCTGGACACCTATCGCAAGGTACACCTATTCGACATCGAACTCGACGGCGACGTCGAGTACGAAGAGTCCGAACGCGTCGCTCCGGGGACCGAAGCGGTGACTGTCGAAACCGATATCGCGACGTTTGGCCTCTCAATTTGCTATGACCTTCGATTTCCACACCTCTACCAGACAATGGCACACCGCGGAGCCAACGTACTTCTCGTGCCTGCAGCGTTCACCATGTTCACCGGAAAAGACCACTGGGAACCGTTACTCCGCGCGCGAGCGATAGAAAATCAGTCCTACGTCATCGCACCAGCACAAATCGGCGAGAAGCCATCGTCACCGACCACATACGGACGAACCCTGGTCGTCGACCCGTGGGGGAACGTCATCTCGAAAGCCAAAGATACAGAAGAGGTGGTGACGGCGACTATCGACATGGACTATCTCGAAGACACGAGACGGGAACTGCAGAGTCTCAGGCACACCCGTCCCGACGTGTACGACCTGTAG
- the lrp gene encoding HTH-type transcriptional regulator Lrp: MTYENLDSKLVNALLDDGRTSLRNLAEQLDVSVTTISNHLRDLEEEGVIEGYTPRVNYSALGYDVTAVMQLKVEGDALGDITDELREQPRMVSVYEVTGNYDVIAIGKFRNTDDMNAQIKEILGEAAIRESNTSVVLNAVSENEQFELDVDE, from the coding sequence ATGACGTACGAAAATCTCGATTCCAAGCTTGTCAACGCACTCCTCGACGATGGCCGAACGAGTCTCCGGAACCTCGCCGAGCAACTCGACGTCTCTGTGACGACTATCTCGAACCACCTCCGTGACCTAGAAGAAGAGGGTGTCATCGAGGGATACACACCCCGCGTCAACTACAGTGCACTCGGGTACGACGTCACTGCAGTCATGCAACTAAAGGTCGAAGGTGACGCACTCGGCGATATCACCGACGAACTCAGAGAACAACCCCGAATGGTCTCAGTCTACGAAGTGACCGGGAATTACGACGTCATCGCCATCGGCAAATTCCGGAACACGGACGACATGAACGCCCAAATCAAGGAGATACTCGGTGAAGCGGCGATTCGCGAGTCGAACACGAGTGTCGTGCTCAACGCCGTTTCGGAGAACGAGCAGTTCGAACTCGACGTCGACGAATAA
- a CDS encoding helix-turn-helix transcriptional regulator, which translates to MGTGGSEDNNLPIAALKRADALAALLDGPLERSDLMETLDVSRTTIHRIVRGLESKELLVQDGVEFKLSPFGETVAREVTAYRRRITAAQRLQPFFETLTDRSVELEAGLFDGATMTESKPTNPYAPVARFMELLRDSRSLHGFDTTTVAPIYVEEIRDEILGGMETDVVYLSAVVEEMVETYPDAIANAVDAGQLTLSTHDDLPFGLAIFEDRVGLGGYDETGLLSVFVDTDSSEARDWAMETYQRYRDEAEQLDALSSDDV; encoded by the coding sequence ATGGGTACCGGAGGGTCCGAAGACAACAATCTTCCAATAGCGGCCTTGAAACGAGCGGACGCGCTCGCTGCACTGCTGGATGGCCCTCTGGAACGGTCGGACCTGATGGAGACACTGGACGTGTCTCGGACGACGATTCATCGCATCGTCCGCGGCCTCGAATCGAAAGAATTGCTCGTCCAAGACGGCGTGGAGTTCAAACTCTCACCGTTCGGAGAAACGGTCGCACGCGAGGTGACCGCCTACCGGCGACGAATCACTGCTGCACAACGGCTCCAACCGTTTTTCGAGACGCTAACCGACCGGTCTGTCGAACTTGAAGCGGGGTTGTTCGATGGTGCGACGATGACGGAATCGAAGCCCACGAACCCGTACGCCCCGGTTGCTCGATTCATGGAACTCCTTCGTGATTCACGGAGCCTCCACGGATTCGACACGACCACGGTTGCACCAATCTACGTCGAAGAAATCCGAGACGAGATACTGGGAGGGATGGAGACAGACGTCGTCTATCTGTCAGCCGTCGTCGAAGAGATGGTCGAGACGTATCCCGATGCGATTGCAAACGCGGTCGATGCCGGCCAACTGACGCTCTCAACACACGACGACCTTCCGTTCGGTCTCGCGATTTTCGAAGACCGAGTTGGACTCGGGGGATACGACGAAACAGGACTGCTCTCGGTCTTCGTCGATACAGATTCCTCAGAAGCACGTGACTGGGCGATGGAGACGTACCAGCGGTACAGAGACGAAGCAGAACAGTTGGACGCTCTATCGTCAGACGACGTGTGA